In Edaphobacter paludis, a single window of DNA contains:
- a CDS encoding LysR family transcriptional regulator, which produces MAKNDLAELSAFATVAEERSFTRAAAKLGLSQSALSHAIGSLEKRMGVQLLARTTRSVSATAAGAALLRELAPALERIGSAVAETMQQRDRPAGRIRLILPRTAIEMVLLPKLASFARTYPEIVLEVTSSNDPVDIIAGGFDAGVQLGEFIQRDMIAVPVTGEMRLAVVGSPAYFESNPIPRTPQDLRDHSCIGFRFSNGLYRWEFEKGRKALTVSPDGPASFDDPDLVIRTVLDGVGIGTAMESTLERLLARGKLIQVLKDWCPSFPGYFLYYPSRRNQPAALAALIGAFRVSG; this is translated from the coding sequence ATGGCCAAAAACGATTTGGCGGAGTTATCTGCCTTCGCTACCGTCGCAGAAGAGAGAAGCTTCACGCGGGCTGCGGCGAAGCTCGGTCTGTCTCAATCGGCACTTAGCCACGCCATCGGCAGCCTTGAGAAGCGAATGGGCGTTCAGCTGCTCGCGCGAACCACGCGGAGCGTTTCAGCCACGGCTGCGGGAGCAGCCCTCCTCAGGGAACTTGCTCCCGCCCTCGAACGCATCGGCTCTGCCGTCGCGGAAACCATGCAGCAGAGGGATCGTCCGGCAGGCCGCATTCGCCTCATCCTTCCCAGGACGGCGATTGAGATGGTGCTGCTGCCTAAGCTCGCGAGTTTCGCCCGTACCTATCCGGAGATCGTCCTCGAAGTAACGTCCTCAAACGACCCCGTCGATATCATCGCCGGAGGCTTCGACGCTGGAGTGCAGCTAGGTGAGTTCATCCAGCGAGACATGATTGCCGTACCAGTCACAGGAGAGATGCGGCTCGCCGTCGTCGGCTCGCCCGCTTACTTCGAGTCAAACCCCATCCCAAGAACGCCACAGGATCTCAGGGATCACTCCTGCATCGGCTTTCGTTTCAGCAACGGTTTGTATCGGTGGGAATTTGAGAAAGGACGCAAGGCGCTCACGGTAAGCCCCGATGGTCCGGCATCGTTTGACGATCCTGATCTGGTGATCCGAACCGTACTCGACGGTGTAGGTATCGGTACGGCCATGGAAAGCACGCTCGAACGTTTGCTTGCGCGCGGCAAACTGATTCAAGTGCTCAAGGACTGGTGTCCTTCCTTTCCGGGATATTTCCTCTACTACCCCAGCCGAAGAAACCAGCCGGCCGCCCTCGCGGCGCTAATTGGAGCGTTTCGGGTTTCTGGCTGA
- the ruvA gene encoding Holliday junction branch migration protein RuvA: MIAHLRGRLLFKTPNQAVIDCAGVGYEVTISVATFTSLPADGAEASLHIYTHVREDQIALFGFAETQEKRLFEKLLTISGIGPKLAITVLSGIASDRLVAAIRSGDYATLTRIPGIGKKTAERVVLELKDKLDDMAVPVASSTGTHHGPVGDDALSALVNLGYPRPIAQRAIETAIAKDAAAGQEFETLFRAAMAAIR; this comes from the coding sequence ATGATTGCCCATCTCCGAGGCCGCCTCCTCTTCAAGACTCCCAACCAGGCCGTCATCGACTGTGCCGGTGTAGGCTACGAAGTCACGATCTCCGTTGCCACCTTTACGAGCCTTCCCGCGGACGGTGCGGAGGCCTCGCTGCACATCTATACTCATGTGCGCGAAGACCAGATTGCGCTCTTCGGCTTTGCGGAGACGCAGGAGAAGCGGCTGTTCGAGAAGCTGCTGACGATCAGCGGGATTGGGCCGAAGCTGGCGATTACTGTCCTGAGTGGGATTGCTTCGGACCGCCTGGTTGCGGCTATTCGCTCCGGCGACTATGCCACGCTGACACGCATTCCCGGAATAGGCAAGAAGACCGCGGAGCGGGTTGTTCTCGAATTGAAGGACAAGCTCGACGACATGGCGGTGCCGGTGGCTTCGTCTACAGGCACACACCACGGCCCGGTCGGCGACGATGCTCTTTCGGCGCTGGTGAATCTCGGTTATCCGCGGCCTATTGCGCAAAGGGCGATCGAGACCGCGATAGCGAAGGACGCTGCCGCAGGGCAGGAGTTTGAGACGCTCTTCCGCGCTGCGATGGCGGCGATTCGGTAA
- a CDS encoding carboxypeptidase-like regulatory domain-containing protein, translated as MSLRRRSFSSFLVLSFLAFSCAFSPLLKAQLSTTATITGTVTDETGAVIPDATVTITDLGTKAVTVRQSNSDGNFTVPGLPVSNYSVSIVKDGFQTYSVTGIALHPAVTATINGILKTGTTSTSVTVSADAVQVETATIDHSASVDAAQVNTLPLNGRNYQSLSSLMPGVQNTSAGSALTTGGRSTSNTLSVNGLAQSRTFYALDGVWNENTGNMAQTSVVPNPDSLDEVRVLQNNYSAKYSLMGSSVVLLQTKSGTSSFHGTAWEFLRNDALNSKPYFAKSVLPYKQNIFGYTIGGPLFIPKIYNTNKQKTFFFWSQQFVILHQVPSNLTGTTPTANQRAGIFNSPIVDPNTGLLVPKNGHGQYVIPSSEINGNSTAFLNALYPLPNFSNGTSTNYINPKGQITNQRDDEIKINHNFNSRFQLLGEYFDEYQSFAQNSLSGSNGTSVFDTNSETDLTHNKLAQVSLTSIITPNMVNTTSIAMNIFDLDLNLEGTAYTNQVPGFQTTLPYSGFLSNRLPLVSFSGGIGSEGIAASRPLTHAAGLDDTVGDDWSYLHGRHYLQAGFTLVFNTKRQNVGSATNGQFTFSGNFTKPGSGAVTQDDALADFLFGRATTFTQTSNQPRLAIHGAEFSPYFEDRFKMTKDLTLTAGVRVYHAPLPYGPPQSETNFVPSVFDPIKAPIVNSNGTITPTTNYSALNGLVLNGANGIPNNFSNQHVWYVGPVAGFAWDVFGNGKTSIRGGYGITYTRIFTNQDCSFACGTNPPAITSANLQNPQFPNPVGTGSAKAATIASLSAANQNVQSTSVQSFSLSLEHEIAHNWIGSATYAGSIARHLVGQSNINLAPAYSDATGNYDFNPAINTGAASAYAPQTNGTALTNSPFQGYAAINSYETQQSQNWNALELSVRHPVTTNLFLTVAYTYSKDLTDQSSQPGSALTTVDPYHPSRYYGNAEGLNFPHSLAITAIYNLPWLQDSKGVKRFAFAGWKLSDITTLRSGTSATPFLSISKQGNGLRPDRVPGVSIHGPKTQKEWFNTAAFVAPKAGFYGNAATGSIQGPGLIDFDMALYKDFHINESNFFEFRGEAFNVLNHTNFTTINTTYGNASYGNATAAADPRILEVALRYHF; from the coding sequence ATGTCACTTCGTCGCCGCTCCTTCTCCTCTTTCCTCGTTCTTTCTTTTCTTGCATTCTCTTGCGCGTTCAGCCCGCTCCTGAAGGCCCAGCTCTCCACCACGGCCACTATTACTGGCACCGTTACCGATGAGACTGGCGCAGTTATTCCGGACGCTACGGTTACCATCACCGATCTCGGCACCAAGGCCGTCACGGTGCGCCAATCGAACAGCGATGGAAACTTCACGGTTCCGGGGTTGCCCGTCAGCAACTATTCGGTCTCCATCGTGAAAGACGGCTTCCAGACGTATTCGGTCACCGGGATTGCCTTGCACCCGGCGGTCACTGCAACGATTAACGGCATCCTGAAGACTGGTACGACCAGTACGTCGGTCACGGTTTCTGCGGATGCCGTCCAGGTGGAGACGGCTACTATCGACCACTCAGCTTCGGTGGATGCTGCTCAGGTGAACACGCTGCCGCTCAATGGCCGCAACTATCAGAGCCTCTCGAGCCTGATGCCCGGGGTGCAGAATACCTCGGCCGGCTCCGCCCTTACTACCGGGGGCCGCTCCACCAGCAATACGCTGTCCGTCAACGGCCTCGCCCAGTCCCGCACTTTCTATGCGCTCGACGGTGTGTGGAACGAGAACACGGGCAACATGGCACAGACCTCCGTCGTGCCCAACCCCGATTCGCTCGATGAAGTCCGCGTGCTTCAGAACAACTACAGCGCCAAATATTCACTAATGGGTTCGTCGGTAGTGCTACTGCAGACCAAGAGCGGCACCAGCAGTTTCCACGGGACAGCCTGGGAATTTCTTCGCAATGATGCCCTCAACTCGAAGCCCTACTTCGCCAAATCTGTGTTGCCTTATAAGCAGAACATCTTCGGCTACACGATCGGCGGCCCTCTGTTCATTCCGAAGATCTACAACACCAACAAGCAGAAGACATTTTTCTTCTGGAGCCAGCAGTTCGTCATCCTTCATCAGGTTCCATCGAACCTGACAGGAACGACTCCAACGGCCAACCAGCGCGCGGGCATCTTCAATTCGCCTATCGTCGACCCAAACACAGGCCTGCTCGTCCCCAAGAACGGACACGGTCAGTATGTGATTCCATCCTCGGAGATCAACGGGAACTCCACTGCATTCCTCAATGCGCTTTATCCGCTGCCCAACTTCTCCAACGGCACCAGCACCAACTACATCAATCCCAAGGGACAGATCACCAATCAGCGTGACGACGAGATCAAGATCAACCATAATTTCAACTCCCGGTTCCAACTGCTTGGCGAGTACTTCGACGAGTACCAGTCCTTTGCCCAGAACTCACTAAGCGGTTCCAACGGAACCTCTGTCTTCGATACGAACTCCGAGACCGACCTTACCCACAACAAGCTTGCTCAGGTCTCTCTCACCTCCATCATTACGCCCAACATGGTGAACACGACCAGCATCGCCATGAACATCTTCGATCTCGACCTGAACCTCGAAGGCACGGCGTATACCAACCAGGTCCCGGGCTTCCAGACCACGCTTCCTTACAGTGGCTTCCTCTCCAACCGTCTCCCGCTGGTCAGCTTCAGCGGTGGTATTGGTTCTGAAGGCATCGCCGCCTCCCGGCCCCTCACCCACGCGGCGGGGCTCGACGATACCGTCGGTGACGACTGGAGCTATCTGCACGGTCGCCATTATCTCCAGGCCGGCTTCACCCTCGTCTTCAATACCAAGCGTCAGAACGTCGGCAGCGCCACTAATGGCCAGTTCACCTTCTCGGGTAACTTCACCAAACCCGGGTCTGGAGCGGTCACACAGGACGATGCTCTCGCCGACTTCCTTTTTGGCCGCGCTACGACCTTCACCCAGACGAGCAACCAGCCTCGGCTGGCCATCCACGGCGCGGAATTCTCTCCTTACTTCGAAGACCGCTTCAAGATGACCAAGGACCTCACCCTAACCGCCGGCGTCCGCGTCTACCACGCGCCGCTGCCCTATGGGCCGCCGCAGTCTGAGACCAACTTCGTTCCCTCGGTCTTCGATCCCATCAAGGCGCCGATCGTCAACAGCAATGGCACCATCACTCCGACCACGAACTATAGCGCCCTCAACGGTCTTGTCCTCAATGGCGCGAACGGCATTCCGAACAACTTCTCCAACCAGCATGTCTGGTACGTTGGGCCGGTCGCGGGTTTCGCCTGGGATGTCTTCGGCAATGGCAAGACCTCCATTCGCGGCGGCTACGGCATCACCTATACCCGCATCTTTACCAATCAGGACTGCTCCTTCGCCTGCGGAACCAATCCCCCCGCTATTACCTCTGCCAACCTGCAAAATCCGCAGTTTCCAAATCCTGTGGGCACCGGCAGCGCGAAGGCTGCGACGATCGCTTCGCTGAGTGCGGCCAACCAGAACGTCCAGTCGACCTCGGTGCAAAGCTTCAGCCTCTCGCTCGAACACGAGATTGCGCACAACTGGATCGGCTCGGCCACCTACGCGGGCAGCATCGCCCGCCACCTTGTGGGGCAGTCGAATATCAACCTTGCACCGGCCTATAGCGACGCGACCGGCAACTACGACTTCAATCCAGCGATCAATACTGGTGCTGCTTCGGCGTATGCTCCTCAGACAAACGGCACGGCACTGACCAACAGCCCCTTTCAGGGCTACGCGGCCATCAACTCTTACGAGACGCAGCAGAGTCAGAACTGGAACGCGCTTGAGTTGAGCGTGCGCCACCCGGTTACAACGAATCTTTTCCTGACGGTGGCTTACACCTACTCCAAGGACCTGACCGATCAGAGCAGCCAGCCCGGCAGCGCCCTGACTACGGTCGATCCGTACCACCCGTCGCGCTACTACGGCAATGCGGAGGGTCTCAACTTTCCTCACTCGCTGGCCATCACGGCTATCTACAACCTGCCCTGGTTGCAGGACTCCAAGGGGGTCAAGCGGTTTGCATTTGCCGGATGGAAGCTGTCCGATATCACGACGCTGCGCAGCGGGACCTCGGCTACGCCCTTCTTGAGCATCTCGAAGCAGGGCAATGGCCTTCGTCCGGACCGTGTTCCCGGAGTCTCCATTCATGGACCGAAGACACAGAAGGAGTGGTTCAATACCGCGGCCTTTGTGGCACCTAAGGCCGGCTTTTACGGAAACGCCGCCACCGGTTCCATTCAGGGGCCCGGCCTGATCGACTTCGATATGGCGCTGTACAAGGACTTCCACATCAACGAATCGAACTTCTTCGAGTTCCGTGGAGAGGCCTTCAACGTCTTGAACCACACCAACTTCACCACGATCAACACCACCTATGGCAACGCGAGCTATGGCAATGCGACTGCTGCCGCCGATCCTCGCATCCTCGAGGTTGCCCTCCGCTACCACTTCTAA
- a CDS encoding glucose 1-dehydrogenase, with translation MQISFENKVALVTGAASGLGLATASAFAKAGAAVVLADWNEKEVQAAANGLSDEGYKTLAVTCDVSDDAQVEAMVKKTVAEFGRLDAAYNNAGIQNVLAETADSPRDDYDRVMSVNLRGVWSCMKFELQVMREQGSGAIVNCSSLGGLIGGNQRGTYHAAKHGVIGFTKSAALEYATRGIRVNDVCPGMIQTPMSDKMIAEGQGPELDKMLQTFVPMKRLGRAEEIADAVLWLCSDMASYVTGQSISVDGGYVMR, from the coding sequence ATGCAGATTTCGTTTGAGAACAAGGTGGCGCTCGTTACGGGAGCCGCTTCCGGACTGGGACTGGCTACCGCCAGCGCTTTTGCAAAGGCCGGGGCTGCGGTGGTGCTGGCGGACTGGAACGAGAAGGAAGTTCAGGCAGCGGCCAACGGCCTTTCGGATGAAGGCTACAAGACCCTCGCCGTTACGTGCGACGTTTCGGACGACGCGCAGGTAGAGGCCATGGTGAAGAAGACGGTCGCCGAATTTGGGCGGTTGGACGCGGCCTACAACAACGCGGGTATCCAGAACGTGCTGGCAGAGACGGCAGATTCACCGCGCGACGACTATGACCGCGTGATGAGCGTGAATCTGCGGGGCGTGTGGAGCTGCATGAAGTTTGAACTGCAGGTTATGCGCGAGCAAGGCAGCGGTGCGATCGTGAACTGCTCTTCTCTTGGCGGACTCATTGGTGGAAATCAGCGTGGCACGTATCATGCAGCCAAGCACGGAGTAATTGGATTCACGAAGAGCGCGGCTCTCGAGTACGCGACGCGCGGCATTCGTGTGAACGACGTTTGCCCGGGCATGATCCAGACGCCCATGTCGGACAAGATGATTGCCGAGGGGCAAGGACCGGAGCTGGACAAGATGCTGCAAACGTTTGTGCCAATGAAGCGGCTGGGACGCGCTGAGGAGATTGCCGACGCTGTTCTCTGGTTGTGCAGCGATATGGCGAGCTATGTGACGGGACAGTCCATCTCTGTTGATGGTGGATACGTGATGCGCTAG
- a CDS encoding carboxymuconolactone decarboxylase family protein — translation MERRTFIHTGSAALAATCLRGVHAPAEEKDMKESKKPDAATGALTYFDVRAVSPALEHYTKVTLLGGLWMRPGLSRRDRSVVTVAALIARIQSMEFRFHFGLALENGVQPAELSEIITHLAFYAGWGNAMAAVAVAKDIFRERGIGTEELPAAKGNLLPINEETEKQRATQVAGNFGTVSPGLVQATTDVLFRDLWLRPALAPRDRSLVTVSALIANGQTAQMPFHLNRAMDNGLTEAEASEVMHHIVFYAGWPCAMSALPVAKDVFEKRKNNVPEVAKAGDGHTTKQSGDSTMKITRAGTIPSMAGPKDWFTGNVRVDSLFPADGGRHSNGGVVTFEPGARTRWHTHPAGQTIVITQGLGWVQKDGESIQEVRPGDVVFFEPGEKHWHGASVQVGMTHIAITETVDGKPVDWLEAVSEEQYAR, via the coding sequence ATGGAACGACGGACTTTCATCCATACGGGTTCGGCTGCTCTGGCGGCGACATGCCTGCGAGGAGTACACGCCCCGGCAGAGGAGAAGGATATGAAGGAATCGAAGAAGCCGGATGCGGCGACGGGAGCGTTGACGTACTTCGATGTGCGCGCAGTGTCTCCCGCGCTGGAGCACTACACGAAGGTGACACTGCTCGGTGGACTGTGGATGCGTCCGGGACTTTCGCGGCGGGACCGAAGCGTGGTCACGGTAGCAGCGCTTATTGCCCGCATCCAGTCGATGGAGTTCAGGTTTCACTTTGGGCTGGCGCTGGAGAACGGTGTTCAACCGGCAGAGCTGTCTGAGATCATCACCCATCTGGCTTTCTATGCTGGATGGGGGAATGCGATGGCAGCCGTTGCGGTAGCCAAAGACATCTTCCGCGAGCGTGGCATTGGAACGGAGGAACTTCCAGCGGCCAAGGGTAACCTACTGCCGATCAATGAAGAGACGGAGAAGCAGAGAGCGACACAGGTTGCTGGCAACTTTGGCACGGTTTCTCCCGGGCTTGTACAGGCGACGACGGATGTGCTGTTTCGCGACCTCTGGCTGCGTCCTGCTCTGGCGCCTCGAGACCGCAGTCTCGTCACGGTGAGTGCGCTGATTGCGAATGGGCAGACGGCACAGATGCCGTTTCATCTCAATCGGGCAATGGACAATGGCTTGACGGAGGCGGAGGCGTCAGAAGTGATGCATCACATCGTCTTCTATGCGGGCTGGCCCTGTGCGATGTCTGCCCTGCCCGTAGCGAAAGATGTTTTCGAGAAGCGAAAGAACAACGTGCCAGAGGTCGCTAAGGCGGGCGACGGACATACAACAAAGCAGTCGGGAGACAGCACAATGAAGATTACTCGGGCAGGCACCATCCCTTCCATGGCTGGACCGAAGGACTGGTTCACAGGTAACGTTCGCGTCGATTCGCTTTTTCCGGCGGATGGTGGACGGCACTCCAATGGCGGTGTCGTGACGTTCGAGCCGGGCGCACGCACTCGTTGGCACACGCATCCGGCAGGTCAGACCATCGTGATCACGCAAGGGCTGGGCTGGGTTCAGAAGGATGGAGAGTCGATTCAGGAAGTCCGGCCGGGAGACGTTGTCTTTTTCGAACCCGGTGAAAAGCATTGGCATGGAGCGTCCGTCCAGGTGGGCATGACGCATATCGCGATTACCGAAACCGTAGATGGCAAGCCTGTGGACTGGCTCGAGGCTGTGTCTGAGGAGCAGTACGCAAGGTGA
- a CDS encoding TonB-dependent receptor — protein MLAKSDSSSLTRKASADSTGHFSISGLPAGAYTVSVSAPGFSVAVQQGVQLAAGQPKNLSFSLSLGNFSQQVTVDAGGSASIAAQRAPMDAPLDERSARTEVNTTFIQNYTAPTADYGELVALVPGTETTNSNGVGLGQSTTTFRGFTDGSYDIDFDGIPFYDTNTPSHHSWAFFPSQWIGGVDFDRSPGTASTIGPTPFGGSIHLLSNQMPSERNLRGGFSYGSFNTVLFDGSFNSGDFGGESNKSNLFVDVHHMSSDGYQTFNYQTRNAGSLKYQYKLSDKTVLTGFTGVIWLDANSPNLSSTRAQILAKGDNYLLQNTDNTQATFYKYNRYHVPTDFEYVGVNSQLGRSWSLDFKPYTYNYDNSQFYAKQPKGGAPINPTVCGTPVKKISPCAVDKYNSYRKYGETLALSQTSSRGIFRTGLWYERAATNRHQFPSNPFTLKDDTLPNFSEKFRTNSYQPYAEYQLMATHKLSITAGLKFAFYTMALDQFADNGGKIGSVNPITGKPFTVVSNSVNYHSWLPSLDANYRLKPNWSVYAQASTGSVVPPSSVYDTAGALVGTPPKPQTSTTYQTGTVLKLKRVTFDADFYHTRFQNGYSSATNNDPNSPLFGESIQYISPSSITLGGEFESSIYLGSGLSLYLNATRGKATYVGTLTAYSPNGSSSNPLVVKAPSDLWVAEAPTDTEAEGLTYQERGWNVGVFNKRIGSKWEDNGAYHNQLRDDPYNVSNAFINYTIRGGSHFDQTKIRLSINNLMGSHNVTSVSPGGALVAAPLVVNGLTYANPFIGATTSSPGFTGGRNLCR, from the coding sequence GTGTTGGCAAAGAGTGATTCGAGCAGCTTGACGCGCAAGGCCAGCGCGGACTCCACCGGTCATTTTTCCATCAGCGGCCTGCCTGCCGGTGCCTACACGGTTTCGGTGTCAGCTCCCGGATTCTCCGTCGCGGTCCAGCAGGGGGTTCAACTCGCTGCCGGTCAGCCGAAGAACCTCTCGTTTTCGCTGAGTCTGGGCAATTTTTCGCAGCAGGTTACGGTCGATGCTGGCGGCTCCGCCTCGATCGCGGCGCAACGGGCTCCTATGGATGCGCCGCTCGATGAGCGCTCGGCGCGCACTGAAGTGAACACCACGTTCATCCAGAACTACACGGCCCCAACCGCCGACTACGGCGAACTCGTCGCTCTGGTGCCGGGCACAGAGACCACCAACTCGAACGGTGTTGGCCTTGGCCAGAGCACTACCACGTTCCGTGGCTTCACCGACGGCAGCTATGATATCGACTTCGATGGCATTCCCTTCTACGACACGAACACTCCGAGCCATCACTCCTGGGCATTCTTCCCCTCACAGTGGATCGGCGGCGTGGACTTCGACCGCAGCCCGGGTACGGCTTCGACGATCGGACCCACGCCATTCGGCGGTTCGATTCATCTTCTGTCTAACCAGATGCCTTCGGAACGCAACCTCCGCGGCGGTTTTTCCTACGGCTCCTTCAACACCGTTCTCTTCGACGGCAGCTTCAACTCGGGAGACTTTGGCGGGGAGAGCAATAAGTCGAACCTCTTCGTCGATGTTCATCACATGTCTTCCGATGGCTACCAGACCTTCAACTATCAGACGCGCAACGCCGGATCGTTGAAGTATCAGTACAAGCTCTCCGACAAGACTGTCCTTACCGGCTTTACCGGCGTCATCTGGCTGGACGCCAACTCGCCGAACCTCTCTTCTACGCGCGCGCAGATTCTTGCCAAGGGCGATAACTATCTGCTGCAAAATACGGACAACACGCAGGCGACCTTCTACAAGTACAACCGCTACCATGTGCCTACTGATTTCGAGTATGTCGGCGTCAACTCGCAACTGGGCCGAAGCTGGAGCCTCGACTTCAAGCCTTATACGTACAACTACGACAACTCCCAGTTCTATGCGAAGCAGCCCAAGGGCGGCGCTCCGATCAACCCAACCGTCTGCGGCACGCCGGTGAAGAAGATCAGCCCCTGTGCGGTTGATAAGTACAACAGCTATCGCAAGTATGGCGAGACGCTTGCCCTGAGCCAGACCTCCAGCCGCGGCATCTTCCGCACCGGCCTCTGGTATGAGCGGGCGGCGACCAACCGCCACCAGTTTCCTTCGAACCCCTTTACTTTGAAGGACGACACGCTGCCTAATTTCAGCGAGAAGTTCCGGACGAACTCCTACCAGCCTTATGCCGAATATCAGTTGATGGCCACCCACAAGCTGAGTATCACGGCCGGCCTCAAGTTCGCCTTCTACACCATGGCCCTCGACCAGTTCGCCGACAATGGCGGCAAGATCGGCAGCGTCAACCCAATTACGGGCAAGCCCTTTACCGTCGTCAGCAACTCGGTCAACTATCACTCCTGGCTGCCGTCGCTCGACGCCAACTACCGGTTGAAGCCCAACTGGTCGGTGTACGCGCAGGCATCGACGGGAAGCGTCGTTCCGCCGAGCAGCGTCTACGATACGGCGGGCGCGCTGGTCGGTACACCACCCAAGCCACAGACCTCAACGACCTACCAGACGGGTACGGTGCTGAAGCTCAAGCGCGTCACGTTTGATGCGGACTTCTATCACACACGTTTTCAGAACGGCTACTCCTCCGCGACCAATAACGACCCCAACTCGCCGCTGTTCGGCGAATCCATCCAGTACATCTCGCCCAGTTCGATCACGTTGGGCGGTGAGTTCGAGAGCAGCATCTACCTCGGCAGCGGACTCAGCTTGTATCTGAATGCGACACGGGGCAAGGCGACTTATGTCGGCACGCTCACCGCTTACAGTCCTAATGGGAGCAGCAGCAATCCGCTTGTGGTCAAGGCGCCGTCGGACCTTTGGGTGGCGGAAGCGCCGACCGATACGGAGGCAGAGGGTCTTACTTATCAGGAGAGGGGATGGAACGTCGGTGTCTTCAACAAGCGCATCGGCTCCAAGTGGGAGGACAACGGCGCGTATCACAATCAACTCCGCGACGATCCTTACAACGTCTCCAATGCCTTCATCAACTACACCATTCGGGGCGGCTCGCACTTCGATCAGACCAAGATCAGGCTGAGCATCAACAACCTGATGGGCTCTCACAACGTTACGAGCGTCAGTCCGGGAGGAGCACTGGTGGCTGCGCCGCTGGTCGTAAATGGACTGACCTATGCGAATCCATTCATCGGAGCGACGACGTCATCGCCTGGATTTACCGGGGGGCGAAACCTTTGCCGATAA
- a CDS encoding ABC transporter permease produces the protein MEFKEAVKIALQSLWANKLRSILTLLGVVIGVASVIAVVTLVNGANTYVTTKFASYGADVFTVSKMPQIITSSEDYERYQRRKNVLYSDFVYVKENCKRCVGIGAQQASTGTIVRGTQSVTDTQIRGYTWQMPQLQNLNIEQGRGFTEADEEHASHVAIIGTDIQDHLFAGVDPLGQELRVDGTPYTIIGITEKQGSTFGQSQDNFVGVPLTAYQRNYGTQKTLTIYIKAGSAGPILDDAADEVRVLMRSQRHDLPGAPDSFELDTNNTLVGFFSTITKSFGAVAGGIALISLVVGGIVIMNIMLVSVTERTREIGIRKALGARPKDILMQFLIESGTMALVGGAFGVLGGIIVAQVITIVAGFPSTVAFWSVLAGLFMATSTGIFFGVYPARKAAQLDPIVALRAD, from the coding sequence ATGGAATTTAAAGAGGCCGTTAAAATCGCGTTGCAGTCACTGTGGGCGAACAAGCTCCGGTCGATCCTGACGCTGCTGGGCGTCGTCATCGGCGTAGCCAGCGTTATCGCCGTGGTCACGCTGGTCAACGGCGCGAACACCTATGTCACCACCAAGTTTGCAAGTTATGGGGCGGACGTCTTCACGGTGTCGAAGATGCCGCAGATCATTACCAGTTCCGAGGATTACGAGCGTTATCAGCGGCGAAAGAACGTCCTTTACTCGGACTTTGTCTACGTGAAGGAGAACTGCAAACGCTGCGTTGGCATTGGCGCACAACAAGCGTCCACAGGCACGATCGTGCGAGGCACGCAGTCAGTGACGGACACGCAGATCCGCGGCTATACCTGGCAGATGCCCCAGTTGCAGAACCTCAATATCGAGCAGGGCCGGGGCTTCACCGAAGCGGACGAAGAGCACGCCTCCCACGTTGCCATCATTGGGACGGATATTCAGGACCATCTTTTTGCCGGCGTTGACCCGCTCGGGCAGGAGCTGCGCGTGGACGGGACGCCGTACACCATCATCGGCATCACCGAGAAGCAGGGCAGCACCTTCGGACAAAGCCAGGACAACTTCGTCGGGGTGCCGCTGACGGCGTATCAGAGGAATTATGGCACCCAGAAAACGCTCACCATCTATATCAAGGCAGGGTCGGCGGGTCCCATACTTGATGACGCTGCTGACGAGGTACGCGTGCTGATGCGGTCGCAGCGGCACGATCTGCCGGGAGCTCCGGATTCGTTCGAGCTGGATACGAATAACACTCTGGTCGGATTTTTCAGCACGATTACAAAATCATTCGGCGCTGTTGCCGGAGGCATCGCACTGATCTCGCTGGTGGTTGGCGGTATCGTGATTATGAACATCATGCTGGTGAGCGTCACCGAGCGGACGCGCGAGATCGGCATACGGAAGGCATTGGGTGCGCGGCCGAAGGACATACTGATGCAGTTTCTGATCGAGTCCGGAACGATGGCGCTGGTTGGCGGCGCCTTCGGGGTCCTCGGCGGCATTATTGTGGCGCAGGTGATTACGATCGTGGCTGGATTCCCTTCCACCGTGGCGTTCTGGAGCGTGCTTGCGGGCTTGTTTATGGCGACATCGACGGGCATCTTCTTCGGCGTGTATCCGGCGCGGAAGGCGGCGCAACTGGATCCGATTGTGGCTTTGCGGGCAGATTAG